From a single Lewinella sp. LCG006 genomic region:
- a CDS encoding TolC family protein produces MNKLLILLLLLSTSLHAQSLEALVEEVRANNPALKALESEYLAARERAPQVSQLPDPELGLGGFPLPVETRLGPQVLRVSATQMLPWFGTLSQKEKLEITKAKAAYERIGAEALNLLFELRQAYLQLYEIQHSQTIIQENLQLLDALEQLALAKVESGRATLADVLRVQLKKEELLQQLALLAEAEVPPTVTINQLRQRELQAPLSLNDSLVFTALPFQQDTLEAYLRQYHPQLRMLQQQQEVSRQMIALNDLNTRPSFGVGVDYIMVNERTDMMVPSNGRDILMLRATIKVPLFREQYRAREREEQFRILGLSQQEDNALSRMLAMVEQAYSNHRAAMLQKDFLEKQISLTQTTLQILQDQYSAQGGDFAELLRLEQDLIRYRLQWLKASVQTHLAKSKIEQFVAIK; encoded by the coding sequence ATGAATAAATTGCTAATCCTCCTCTTACTACTGTCCACCAGCCTGCACGCGCAGTCACTGGAAGCTTTGGTGGAAGAGGTACGGGCGAATAACCCCGCTTTGAAAGCGCTCGAAAGTGAGTATCTCGCCGCCCGCGAGCGCGCACCACAAGTGAGCCAACTGCCTGATCCGGAGCTGGGGCTGGGCGGCTTCCCACTGCCAGTAGAAACCCGCCTGGGGCCACAAGTCCTACGGGTGAGTGCAACCCAGATGTTGCCCTGGTTTGGTACACTGTCGCAGAAAGAGAAGTTGGAAATAACCAAAGCCAAGGCCGCTTACGAGCGCATCGGTGCCGAAGCACTGAATCTTCTTTTTGAATTGCGACAAGCCTACCTGCAACTCTACGAAATACAGCACAGCCAGACCATCATCCAGGAAAACCTGCAACTACTTGATGCGCTGGAACAGTTGGCACTGGCGAAAGTAGAAAGCGGCCGAGCCACGCTGGCAGATGTACTACGGGTACAATTGAAAAAGGAAGAACTATTACAGCAGCTGGCGCTCCTTGCCGAAGCAGAAGTACCTCCTACGGTAACCATCAACCAATTGCGCCAGCGGGAGTTACAAGCCCCCTTGTCATTGAATGACAGCCTGGTATTTACAGCACTGCCCTTTCAGCAAGACACGCTCGAAGCTTATCTCCGACAGTACCACCCTCAATTGCGGATGCTCCAGCAACAACAAGAGGTATCCCGACAAATGATCGCACTCAATGACCTGAATACCAGACCCTCCTTCGGTGTAGGCGTCGATTATATCATGGTCAACGAACGCACCGATATGATGGTACCCAGCAACGGTCGTGATATCCTCATGCTGCGAGCCACCATCAAAGTACCACTCTTCAGAGAGCAATACCGCGCCCGCGAACGCGAGGAACAGTTTCGCATACTGGGTCTCTCCCAACAGGAAGACAATGCCCTCAGCCGAATGCTGGCCATGGTAGAACAAGCCTACAGCAACCACCGTGCGGCTATGTTGCAGAAGGATTTCCTGGAAAAACAGATCAGCCTGACCCAAACCACCTTACAAATCCTCCAGGATCAATACAGTGCTCAGGGTGGTGATTTTGCAGAACTACTTCGTCTCGAACAAGACCTTATCCGCTACCGCTTACAATGGTTAAAAGCCAGTGTACAAACACATTTGGCAAAAAGTAAAATAGAGCAATTCGTTGCAATAAAATAA
- a CDS encoding cytochrome-c peroxidase: MSIILTKKNPAALLGLSVIVLLVACQPEEAAPLPLFPLLMEVPEGFPEIPYPADNAFTEARWALGKKLFFDPIMSAEMTISCASCHQPGLAFSDDQAFSPGVAQRPGTRNSPSLANVAYHPYYTREGSVPTLEMQVLVPIQEHNEFDFNILLIAERLRADSTYYQMALDAYQREPDPYVITRSLACFERSLLSGNSAYDQYTRGDSQLSATVLRGKALFFSERTQCSSCHGGFNFTNYAFANNGLYTDYPDPGRFRFTGEEADRATFKVPSLRNVGLTAPYMHDGSLTSLEAVVDHYNSGGKDHPNKSPLLQPLLLSEQEKQDLVAFLQSLTDPLFTGNPIFKND, translated from the coding sequence GTGAGCATCATTTTAACAAAAAAAAATCCTGCGGCCTTATTGGGTTTGTCAGTCATTGTCCTTTTGGTTGCCTGTCAGCCGGAAGAGGCTGCTCCTTTGCCGCTTTTTCCACTTTTGATGGAGGTACCGGAAGGTTTTCCGGAGATCCCTTATCCTGCTGATAACGCGTTTACCGAAGCACGCTGGGCGTTGGGAAAGAAGCTCTTTTTCGACCCGATCATGTCGGCTGAAATGACCATCAGTTGCGCTTCGTGCCACCAGCCAGGATTAGCATTTAGCGACGATCAAGCGTTCAGTCCTGGAGTAGCCCAGCGGCCAGGGACACGCAACTCACCGAGCTTGGCCAATGTCGCTTACCACCCCTACTATACGCGAGAAGGAAGTGTGCCAACCTTGGAAATGCAGGTGTTGGTCCCGATTCAGGAGCACAATGAATTTGATTTCAATATTCTTCTGATTGCCGAACGGCTGCGCGCGGATAGTACCTACTACCAAATGGCCCTTGATGCTTACCAACGAGAGCCCGACCCTTACGTGATCACCCGCTCGCTGGCTTGTTTTGAGCGCAGCCTGCTCAGTGGCAACAGCGCTTATGACCAGTACACACGAGGTGACAGTCAACTTTCAGCCACGGTTTTGCGCGGCAAAGCACTCTTCTTTAGTGAGCGTACGCAGTGCAGCAGTTGTCACGGTGGTTTCAATTTTACCAACTACGCTTTTGCCAACAATGGGCTATATACCGACTACCCTGATCCAGGCCGGTTTCGCTTTACGGGTGAAGAGGCGGATCGCGCCACCTTCAAGGTGCCCAGTTTGCGCAATGTTGGTCTCACAGCGCCATACATGCACGATGGTTCTTTGACCAGCTTGGAAGCGGTAGTGGATCATTACAATTCCGGAGGGAAAGATCACCCCAATAAAAGTCCGCTGTTGCAACCGCTATTACTCAGTGAGCAGGAAAAACAAGACTTGGTCGCTTTCTTGCAAAGCCTGACAGATCCACTTTTTACGGGAAACCCAATTTTTAAAAACGATTAA
- a CDS encoding GxxExxY protein, translated as MELLHNDLTGKIIRAYYNVYNELGHGFLEKVYENAMLFELKRLGLSVVQQQSIKVYYQEELVGNYFADLLVEGKVIIELKAAEGLIEAHEAQLINYLKATEIEVGLLLNFGLEPKVVRKIFENSLK; from the coding sequence ATGGAGCTACTTCACAATGATTTGACAGGGAAAATTATTCGTGCTTACTACAATGTCTATAACGAATTAGGACATGGTTTTTTGGAAAAGGTCTATGAAAACGCAATGCTTTTTGAACTTAAGCGATTAGGCCTATCGGTAGTTCAACAGCAGTCCATTAAGGTTTATTACCAAGAAGAACTGGTGGGGAATTATTTCGCGGATTTACTCGTGGAAGGGAAAGTGATTATCGAATTGAAAGCTGCAGAAGGATTAATTGAAGCGCATGAAGCACAACTGATTAATTACTTGAAAGCTACAGAAATTGAAGTAGGACTACTTCTCAATTTTGGACTTGAACCCAAAGTGGTCAGGAAAATTTTTGAAAACAGTTTGAAATAA
- a CDS encoding efflux RND transporter periplasmic adaptor subunit, which produces MDQQSNKKWLFGIAGILLGALLSVAIMSFRTTASSPTHDHGDTIPGSTTEAIWTCSMHPQIRQNEPGDCPICGMDLIQLDDNASDDPLVLQMTEEAIRLSDIQTTIVGTSNSAENTTLRLSGTVQSDERLASSQVAHVPGRIEKLYVTFTGEQVKKGQKLADLYVPELITAQRELLEARKLADVSPGLLPAARNKLRYWKIPEATITRIEEEGVIQETFTVFADESGIVTNKMVAVGDYVRQGEPLFALVNLSKVWVLFEAYEDDLAHLKMGDRIEFTTPAIPNRTFNARVTFIDPVINPRTRTASLRTEVDNPQRLLKPEMLVYGNVQQTTGANTALMVPKSAVLWTGPRSVVYVKIQEATVPSFQYREVEVGEAVGDFYQVTSGLARGEEVVTYGSFAIDAAAQLNNQASMMNKEVALKNEATAAAVLPDYQALTPAAFQRQLTHTVNAYLQVKDALVASDATAAEAAAQLMRQSLSKVDMSLLKGDAHLYWMEQLQALQAHSEKITTTKDLETQRKQFDFLSQALIHAVKVFGAASDTLYIQHCPMAFDDNGADWLSAEDKVLNPYFGEAMLHCGIIEETIVALEPE; this is translated from the coding sequence ATGGATCAACAAAGCAATAAAAAGTGGCTATTTGGTATCGCTGGCATCCTCCTGGGAGCCTTACTGAGTGTAGCCATCATGAGTTTTAGAACAACAGCATCAAGCCCTACTCACGATCATGGAGACACAATACCAGGCAGCACAACAGAAGCCATATGGACCTGCTCCATGCATCCCCAAATTCGACAGAATGAACCCGGCGACTGCCCCATCTGTGGGATGGATCTCATCCAGCTAGACGACAACGCATCCGATGATCCTCTGGTGTTGCAAATGACGGAAGAAGCTATACGTTTATCCGATATTCAGACCACCATCGTGGGAACATCCAACAGCGCAGAAAATACCACCCTGAGGCTTTCAGGAACGGTGCAGTCCGACGAACGCCTGGCTTCTTCCCAAGTGGCTCACGTGCCAGGTCGTATAGAGAAACTGTACGTCACCTTCACTGGAGAACAGGTCAAAAAAGGACAAAAACTGGCAGACCTTTATGTTCCTGAGTTGATCACCGCACAACGTGAACTTCTCGAAGCGCGTAAGCTTGCCGACGTTAGCCCTGGGCTACTGCCTGCGGCACGCAACAAACTCCGCTATTGGAAAATCCCCGAAGCTACCATCACCCGCATTGAGGAAGAAGGTGTCATTCAGGAAACCTTCACCGTATTCGCAGATGAAAGTGGTATTGTCACCAACAAAATGGTCGCCGTAGGAGATTATGTTCGCCAGGGTGAACCCCTCTTTGCACTGGTCAACCTCAGCAAAGTGTGGGTGCTTTTTGAAGCCTACGAAGATGATCTGGCGCACCTGAAAATGGGCGATCGTATCGAATTCACCACACCGGCCATCCCCAACCGAACCTTTAATGCGCGCGTCACCTTCATCGATCCGGTGATCAATCCCCGTACTCGTACAGCATCATTACGCACCGAAGTGGATAACCCGCAAAGACTGCTCAAACCCGAGATGCTGGTGTACGGCAACGTGCAACAAACCACTGGTGCGAACACTGCCTTGATGGTCCCAAAATCTGCTGTCTTGTGGACGGGCCCACGCTCCGTCGTTTACGTCAAAATTCAGGAGGCTACGGTACCTTCTTTCCAATACCGGGAAGTGGAAGTAGGCGAAGCCGTAGGGGATTTCTATCAGGTCACCAGTGGACTGGCAAGAGGTGAGGAAGTCGTCACTTATGGTAGTTTTGCCATTGATGCCGCTGCGCAACTCAACAACCAGGCGAGTATGATGAACAAGGAGGTAGCCCTGAAAAATGAGGCCACAGCAGCAGCCGTACTCCCCGATTATCAAGCCCTCACCCCTGCTGCATTCCAACGACAGCTTACCCATACCGTGAATGCCTACCTTCAGGTCAAGGATGCACTGGTAGCCTCCGATGCAACAGCAGCTGAAGCGGCAGCCCAACTGATGCGGCAATCGCTGAGTAAAGTAGACATGAGCCTGCTCAAAGGAGATGCTCACCTTTATTGGATGGAACAATTGCAAGCCCTACAAGCGCACAGCGAAAAAATCACCACCACCAAAGACCTGGAAACCCAGCGCAAGCAGTTTGATTTCCTTTCGCAGGCCCTCATTCATGCCGTCAAAGTTTTTGGTGCAGCTTCCGACACTTTATATATTCAACATTGCCCCATGGCCTTCGACGACAATGGTGCCGATTGGCTAAGTGCCGAGGATAAGGTATTGAATCCCTATTTTGGGGAGGCGATGCTGCATTGTGGCATCATTG
- a CDS encoding MbnP family protein, which produces MKTRLLSLFVFLFVSMMIQAQTNVTLNIHHKLGDQAFAMQTSVTNNVGSTFDYSRLEYYIAEISLIHDGGQETIIEDRYMLVDATEETTELLGDLPITEIEAIRFHIGVDEAKNHLDPTTYHSSHPLSPQFPSMHWGWASGYRFGAFEGKSGSALNQNWEIHALEDENYFMTEVALDLAIIDNELTIDLDADYIRAMENINLNSGPITHGGYGEAKVALRNFQDYVFSPSSLINSNEEALAINAFKVYPNPGTTKAAHVFIATDTDEVYQLQVTNAQGQLVRQMTQVRSNNEIDLGLETAGLYFISLQQNGKVVMTEKLVIQ; this is translated from the coding sequence ATGAAAACACGTCTACTTTCCCTTTTTGTTTTTCTTTTTGTAAGCATGATGATCCAAGCGCAGACCAATGTGACGCTCAATATCCATCACAAATTAGGCGATCAAGCTTTTGCGATGCAAACCAGCGTGACCAACAATGTGGGCAGCACTTTTGATTACAGTCGACTAGAGTATTACATCGCCGAAATATCGCTGATCCACGATGGCGGCCAGGAAACCATAATCGAAGACCGTTACATGTTAGTAGATGCCACCGAAGAAACCACTGAATTGCTGGGTGACCTGCCCATCACAGAAATTGAGGCTATTCGCTTTCACATTGGTGTAGACGAAGCAAAAAATCACCTGGATCCCACGACTTACCATAGCTCGCATCCGCTCTCTCCTCAATTTCCTTCGATGCACTGGGGATGGGCATCGGGTTATCGCTTTGGCGCTTTCGAAGGAAAAAGTGGCAGCGCACTCAATCAGAATTGGGAGATCCATGCCCTCGAAGACGAAAACTACTTTATGACGGAAGTAGCCCTGGATTTGGCCATTATAGACAATGAGCTTACGATTGATTTGGATGCCGATTACATTCGTGCCATGGAAAACATCAATCTGAATAGTGGCCCTATCACCCATGGTGGCTACGGTGAGGCAAAGGTGGCTTTGCGCAATTTTCAAGACTATGTTTTTAGCCCTTCTTCTTTGATCAACAGCAACGAAGAGGCTTTGGCCATCAATGCTTTCAAGGTGTACCCTAATCCTGGTACAACCAAGGCTGCTCATGTCTTCATTGCTACCGATACCGACGAGGTTTACCAACTGCAGGTAACCAACGCTCAAGGTCAGCTGGTTCGCCAAATGACTCAAGTACGCAGCAACAACGAAATTGATCTTGGCTTAGAGACAGCCGGACTTTACTTTATCAGCTTGCAGCAAAACGGCAAGGTGGTGATGACAGAGAAGCTGGTGATTCAGTAA
- a CDS encoding efflux RND transporter permease subunit — translation MLAKYIRFFLENKLVAYLLLLLFVGWGLVTAPFDFGIDFLPRDPVAVDAIPDIGENQQIVFTQWPGRSPQDVEDQISYPLTTALLGVPGVKSVRSNSMFGFSSIYLIFEEDIEFYWSRSRILEKLNSLPANTLPDGVQPALGPDATALGQIYWYTLEGRDKDGKPTGGWDPQELRTIQDFYVRYGLSAATGVAEVASIGGFVKEYQIDVDPEAMKVYGITLDQVMQAVKGSNIDIGAQTIEINLAEYFVRGLGYVKNIEDLEQAVVVVNNNIPLRVGDVAHVSLGPATRRGVLDKSGADAVGGVVVARYGANPLEVIKNVKAKIAELEPGLPSKTLADGTISQVKLVPFYDRTQLINETIGTLEEALTLEVLITIMVVILMLLNLKSSLLISGTLPVAVLMCFIAMRYFGVDANIVALSGIAIAIGTMVDMGIVLTESMVKRIEDAPPEESLLTSIYEATVEVASAVITAVATTVISFLPVFTMEAAEGKLFRPLAFTKTFALVASIVVAITIIPALAHSIFSIKLRSRSISLVGNALAVVAGLVVAFVYGAFPGTVLAIVGLAGLAAIWVRERGSNRQSTLLSWATNIIYALLVTWLLTTVWMPLGVTKSNLTNFLFVVSLAGGLIGIFYVVIYFYERILRFLLRFKILFLLVVSVVIWQGFRVFQSTGEEFMPALNEGSFLLMPTAMPHAGMQENIKNLRLLDMSVTAIPEVYSVVGKAGRVNSPLDPAPMSMYENIILYKSEYKTDEAGHRLRFRVKNGEYVRDEQGELIPDDQGQYFRQWRDHIKNPDDIWNEIVQATRLPGVTSAPKLQPIETRLVMLQTGMRAPMGIKVQGPDLATIEGFGLELEKHLKEVDGVKDAAVFADRIVGKPYLLLDIDREAISRYGLTIDKVQQHIQAAVGGMKMTSTVEGRERYAIRIRYPREFRNNPEALQRIYIPTPQGQQILLGDLVDVRYEAGPQSIKSEDGFLLGYVLFDREGDYSEVEVVHNAQQHLQQLIERGELVVPAGVSYRFAGNYEQQVRASKRLSLVVPIALAIIFLILYFQFSSVSVSLMVFSGVFIAFAGGFLMIGLYDTSWFLNFELFGTNFRDLFQVHTINLSVAVWVGFLALFGIATDDGVLVATFLQDSFQKNEPTTIAEVRDAVVEGGLRRVRPAMMTTATTILALLPILTSTGRGSDIMLPMAIPSFGGMSLQMITMFTVPVLFAMREEWRVRKRT, via the coding sequence ATGTTAGCAAAATATATACGTTTCTTCCTGGAAAACAAGCTGGTCGCTTATCTCCTACTCCTGCTTTTTGTGGGCTGGGGGTTGGTGACGGCACCTTTTGATTTTGGAATTGATTTTCTCCCACGTGATCCGGTGGCCGTAGATGCGATCCCGGATATTGGTGAAAACCAGCAAATCGTCTTCACCCAATGGCCCGGACGCTCGCCACAGGATGTGGAAGACCAGATTTCTTATCCTCTTACCACGGCTCTCTTAGGGGTGCCAGGCGTGAAGAGTGTGCGCAGCAATTCCATGTTCGGCTTCTCCAGCATCTACCTCATTTTCGAGGAAGACATTGAATTTTATTGGAGCCGTAGTCGTATCCTGGAAAAGTTGAACTCCTTGCCAGCCAACACGCTGCCTGATGGAGTCCAGCCAGCCCTGGGGCCAGATGCTACCGCCCTCGGTCAAATCTATTGGTATACCCTCGAAGGCCGCGATAAAGACGGCAAGCCCACCGGCGGTTGGGATCCTCAAGAGCTGCGTACCATCCAGGATTTCTACGTGCGCTACGGCTTGTCGGCCGCTACGGGTGTGGCCGAAGTAGCTTCCATCGGAGGTTTTGTCAAGGAATACCAAATTGATGTCGACCCCGAAGCGATGAAGGTCTATGGTATTACGCTCGACCAAGTGATGCAAGCAGTCAAAGGCAGTAATATCGACATCGGTGCGCAAACCATTGAGATCAATCTGGCGGAGTATTTCGTCCGCGGCCTGGGCTACGTCAAAAACATCGAAGACCTTGAGCAGGCCGTAGTGGTCGTCAATAATAACATCCCGCTACGGGTAGGAGATGTAGCCCACGTAAGCCTGGGCCCCGCTACCCGCAGAGGCGTGCTCGATAAATCCGGCGCCGATGCTGTCGGCGGCGTGGTGGTAGCTCGTTATGGGGCCAACCCCTTGGAAGTCATCAAAAATGTCAAAGCGAAGATTGCCGAACTTGAACCCGGCTTACCCTCCAAGACCCTCGCCGATGGCACCATCTCGCAGGTAAAGCTGGTCCCCTTCTACGACCGTACCCAACTCATCAACGAAACCATCGGTACCCTGGAGGAAGCCCTCACTTTGGAAGTATTGATTACCATCATGGTTGTCATCCTGATGTTGCTCAACCTCAAGTCGTCGTTGCTGATTTCAGGCACCTTACCAGTGGCAGTGCTGATGTGTTTTATCGCCATGCGCTACTTTGGCGTTGACGCCAACATCGTGGCCCTTTCGGGAATTGCCATTGCCATTGGCACCATGGTTGACATGGGCATCGTGCTGACGGAAAGCATGGTCAAACGTATAGAAGACGCTCCACCAGAAGAGAGCTTACTTACCAGCATCTACGAAGCTACCGTAGAGGTGGCCTCGGCGGTCATCACGGCAGTAGCGACTACCGTGATCAGTTTTCTTCCGGTCTTTACGATGGAAGCTGCGGAAGGGAAGCTTTTTCGACCACTGGCGTTCACCAAAACTTTTGCGCTGGTAGCTTCGATTGTTGTGGCTATTACCATCATTCCTGCCTTAGCACACAGTATTTTCTCAATCAAGTTGCGAAGTCGCAGTATTTCTCTGGTGGGCAATGCGCTGGCAGTGGTGGCCGGCTTGGTCGTTGCCTTTGTTTATGGTGCCTTTCCCGGCACGGTGCTCGCCATTGTAGGACTGGCAGGGCTAGCGGCAATCTGGGTACGCGAGCGGGGAAGTAACCGCCAGTCGACCCTACTATCCTGGGCTACGAATATCATCTATGCGCTTTTGGTGACCTGGTTACTGACCACTGTTTGGATGCCGCTGGGGGTTACGAAAAGCAATTTGACCAACTTCCTTTTTGTGGTATCACTGGCTGGTGGTTTGATTGGTATTTTCTACGTTGTTATCTATTTCTACGAGCGCATCCTACGTTTTTTACTGCGTTTCAAAATACTCTTCCTTCTGGTCGTAAGTGTGGTGATTTGGCAAGGATTCCGGGTCTTCCAATCCACGGGAGAAGAATTTATGCCCGCCCTCAACGAAGGTTCTTTCCTCCTGATGCCCACCGCTATGCCGCACGCTGGGATGCAGGAGAACATCAAAAACCTCCGCTTGCTGGACATGAGCGTCACGGCCATTCCAGAGGTCTATTCCGTCGTAGGAAAAGCTGGTCGTGTAAACAGCCCGCTTGACCCTGCGCCAATGTCGATGTACGAAAACATCATCTTGTATAAATCTGAATACAAAACCGACGAAGCTGGCCACCGGCTACGCTTTCGCGTAAAAAATGGCGAATACGTACGGGATGAACAGGGTGAATTGATTCCTGATGACCAGGGCCAATACTTCCGCCAGTGGCGCGATCACATCAAAAATCCAGATGATATTTGGAACGAAATTGTGCAGGCTACCCGACTGCCCGGTGTCACTTCGGCTCCGAAACTCCAACCGATTGAAACCCGGCTGGTGATGCTACAAACGGGCATGCGTGCGCCCATGGGCATCAAAGTGCAAGGGCCTGATTTGGCGACGATCGAAGGCTTTGGCCTGGAGCTGGAAAAACACCTCAAAGAGGTGGATGGTGTCAAAGATGCGGCGGTGTTTGCGGATCGTATCGTTGGCAAGCCTTACCTCCTACTGGATATTGACCGAGAGGCGATCAGTCGCTATGGTCTCACGATTGACAAGGTCCAACAACATATCCAGGCAGCCGTAGGGGGCATGAAGATGACCTCCACGGTAGAAGGTCGCGAGCGTTACGCCATCCGTATCCGTTACCCGCGTGAATTCCGCAACAACCCCGAAGCCCTCCAACGTATTTACATTCCCACCCCACAAGGGCAGCAGATTTTGCTGGGTGATTTGGTGGACGTAAGGTACGAAGCAGGCCCACAGTCGATCAAGAGTGAAGACGGCTTCCTGCTAGGCTACGTGCTGTTTGATCGCGAGGGAGATTACTCGGAGGTGGAGGTCGTGCATAATGCACAGCAGCATTTACAACAACTCATTGAACGCGGAGAGCTGGTGGTGCCAGCCGGCGTTAGCTACCGTTTTGCGGGTAACTACGAACAACAGGTTCGCGCCAGCAAGCGCCTGAGCCTGGTGGTACCCATCGCGCTGGCAATCATTTTCCTGATTCTGTACTTTCAGTTCAGCTCGGTGAGTGTTTCTCTGATGGTTTTCAGTGGGGTATTCATTGCCTTTGCGGGTGGCTTCCTGATGATTGGATTGTATGATACCAGTTGGTTCCTGAATTTCGAATTGTTTGGCACCAACTTCCGAGATCTTTTCCAGGTTCACACCATCAACCTGAGTGTAGCCGTCTGGGTGGGCTTTCTGGCGCTCTTCGGTATTGCTACCGATGATGGGGTGCTGGTAGCGACCTTCCTGCAAGACAGCTTCCAAAAGAATGAGCCCACTACGATAGCGGAAGTAAGAGATGCCGTAGTAGAAGGTGGCCTGCGCCGGGTCCGTCCCGCAATGATGACAACTGCTACGACGATACTCGCACTTTTACCCATCCTGACCTCCACCGGCCGCGGATCGGATATTATGCTCCCCATGGCGATCCCCTCTTTCGGCGGGATGAGCCTACAGATGATTACGATGTTTACCGTTCCTGTCCTTTTCGCTATGCGCGAGGAGTGGCGGGTGAGAAAAAGAACGTGA
- a CDS encoding cytochrome-c peroxidase has protein sequence MSLRYLLLFSLLTTLVLVACGDDDGPVGELPVYDDTPYVLFYGSNLPAPQLPADNPLTEQKVLLGRMLFHETMLSKDGSQACASCHLQTDGFSDPNRFSIGVEGLPGKRQAMPVFNMAWHSNQFFWDGRANLLRDQALKPIEDPLEMNETLENVIAKLSDSKMYRDQFVRAFDSEEITEEKMALALEQFMLSIVSYQSKYDRYLAGEVELTESEERGRILFETEYNPFFPEFSGADCAHCHGGKNFENDQYMNNGLDSDADFTDLGREMVTQNAADRAKFKVPSLRNVAITAPYMHDGRFQTLEQVVDHYNQGIRNSSTVDPTVENTRETGLFLTPQDKMDLVNFLHTLTDEVMMSEPAYQSPF, from the coding sequence ATGTCACTTCGATATCTACTTCTTTTCAGCCTGTTAACTACCTTGGTACTCGTTGCTTGTGGAGACGATGATGGCCCTGTGGGCGAACTCCCCGTGTACGATGATACGCCCTATGTGTTATTTTATGGTAGCAACCTCCCCGCACCTCAGTTGCCCGCCGACAACCCATTGACGGAGCAAAAAGTACTTCTCGGGCGGATGCTTTTTCACGAAACGATGCTGAGTAAAGATGGTAGCCAGGCTTGTGCTTCCTGTCATTTGCAAACCGATGGCTTTTCAGACCCAAATCGCTTTTCTATAGGTGTAGAAGGCTTACCCGGCAAACGGCAGGCCATGCCCGTATTCAATATGGCTTGGCATAGCAACCAATTCTTCTGGGACGGAAGAGCGAACCTTCTCCGCGATCAGGCATTGAAACCCATTGAGGATCCACTGGAAATGAACGAAACCCTGGAGAATGTGATCGCCAAATTGAGCGATAGCAAAATGTACCGCGACCAATTTGTTCGTGCTTTTGACAGCGAAGAGATCACCGAAGAGAAAATGGCCCTTGCGCTGGAGCAGTTCATGCTCAGCATCGTTTCCTACCAGTCGAAATACGATCGCTACCTGGCCGGCGAAGTAGAACTCACCGAAAGCGAAGAACGCGGCCGAATCTTGTTTGAAACCGAATACAATCCTTTCTTCCCTGAATTTTCTGGTGCTGATTGTGCGCACTGTCATGGCGGTAAGAATTTCGAAAACGACCAGTACATGAACAATGGTTTGGATAGCGATGCTGATTTTACCGATCTTGGTCGGGAAATGGTTACTCAAAATGCGGCCGACCGCGCCAAGTTCAAAGTACCAAGCTTACGCAATGTAGCCATCACTGCGCCTTACATGCACGACGGGCGTTTCCAGACCCTGGAGCAGGTTGTTGATCATTACAACCAAGGTATCAGAAATTCTTCGACCGTTGATCCTACCGTGGAAAACACGCGAGAAACAGGCCTGTTCCTTACCCCTCAAGACAAGATGGATCTGGTGAATTTTCTCCACACCCTCACGGATGAGGTGATGATGAGTGAGCCTGCTTACCAGTCGCCGTTTTGA